In Halalkalibaculum roseum, a single window of DNA contains:
- the ftsH gene encoding ATP-dependent zinc metalloprotease FtsH, which yields MADKHKKDSNIDGPPKPPQKKGQPGNNNQRYFFWILIAGLFIFWLVSSQGGGLFGGPPNVDYSAFRDQLREGNVEKVVIKGEQVRGTLKQKTVLDTAADDTAQTSEFVTYIPSFGDEKLMDLLEQQDVQVQTIPQSNFDWWTILIWGLPLIFLIFIGMQFFRQMQMQGKNMFNIGKSKAKLQDAEKVDTTFDDVAGLEGAKTELKEITSFLKNPEDFDALGGEIPKGVLLVGPPGTGKTLLARAVAGEAGVPFFTITGSDFMEMFVGVGAKRVRDMFSKAKEKSPSIIFIDELDSIGRKRGAGLGGGHDEREQTLNQMLSELDGFEPNEGVVVMAATNRPDILDKALLRPGRFDRQITVNLPTQKHREEILEIHAKNKKMSDDVDLEEIARSTPGFSGADLRNLLNEAALLAARHKRKAIEQQDIDTARDKVMMGLKREGIRLSEDEKKLLAYHEAGHAVVAAVLPNADPVHKVTIIPRGKAMGVTQQLPEKEKLLYKKSYMLDRMAVMMGGRAAETLIFDTATSGAENDLKQLTKLARKMVLDWGMSDKFGNMAFGGQQEQVFLGEQMGSQREYSDSTAREIDEEVKRILQEAYQKAVDTITEHRNVLDRLAEELLDKEEVPGSKVVDWLKNGTDDKKASKEKNGQEDSAKKTKDREKEKSSQKETDQEE from the coding sequence ATGGCAGACAAGCATAAGAAAGATTCCAACATTGACGGCCCGCCAAAGCCCCCACAAAAGAAGGGCCAACCCGGCAATAATAACCAGCGCTACTTCTTTTGGATACTGATTGCGGGACTCTTCATTTTCTGGCTGGTCAGCTCTCAGGGTGGAGGGCTGTTTGGCGGACCTCCAAACGTAGACTACAGTGCTTTTCGTGACCAGCTCAGAGAAGGCAATGTTGAAAAGGTTGTCATCAAAGGCGAGCAGGTTCGGGGTACCCTGAAACAGAAGACGGTATTGGATACCGCCGCTGATGATACCGCGCAGACTTCCGAATTTGTTACCTACATCCCCTCTTTTGGCGATGAAAAGCTAATGGATCTTCTGGAACAGCAGGATGTGCAGGTACAAACCATCCCTCAGAGCAATTTTGACTGGTGGACGATTCTCATATGGGGCTTACCTCTGATATTCCTCATTTTCATCGGAATGCAGTTTTTCCGTCAAATGCAGATGCAGGGAAAGAATATGTTCAATATCGGCAAGAGCAAAGCCAAGCTGCAGGATGCCGAAAAAGTTGATACCACATTTGATGATGTAGCAGGTTTGGAAGGTGCTAAAACTGAGCTTAAAGAAATCACCAGTTTTCTGAAGAATCCGGAAGATTTCGATGCACTCGGCGGTGAAATTCCCAAAGGCGTCTTGCTGGTCGGACCTCCGGGAACCGGTAAAACATTGCTTGCCCGTGCCGTGGCAGGTGAGGCAGGAGTGCCTTTCTTCACCATCACCGGTTCTGACTTTATGGAAATGTTTGTAGGTGTGGGTGCCAAACGTGTTCGGGATATGTTCAGCAAAGCAAAAGAAAAATCTCCCAGCATCATCTTTATCGATGAATTGGACTCCATTGGACGCAAGCGTGGTGCCGGTCTAGGCGGCGGCCATGATGAACGGGAGCAGACACTGAACCAAATGCTCTCCGAGCTCGACGGTTTTGAACCTAATGAAGGTGTTGTGGTGATGGCAGCAACCAACCGCCCCGACATTCTCGATAAAGCCTTATTGCGTCCCGGCCGATTCGACCGGCAGATTACCGTCAACTTGCCGACGCAGAAACACCGGGAGGAAATTCTGGAAATTCATGCCAAGAATAAGAAGATGTCAGACGATGTCGATCTGGAAGAGATTGCACGATCCACGCCCGGTTTCAGCGGAGCCGACCTTCGCAACCTGTTGAATGAGGCAGCCCTGTTGGCAGCACGCCACAAACGAAAAGCCATCGAGCAGCAAGACATCGATACTGCAAGAGATAAGGTCATGATGGGACTTAAACGAGAAGGTATACGACTTTCTGAGGACGAAAAGAAACTACTGGCTTACCACGAAGCCGGACATGCCGTCGTTGCGGCAGTATTGCCCAATGCCGACCCGGTACATAAAGTTACTATCATACCGCGAGGAAAAGCGATGGGTGTCACCCAGCAGCTTCCCGAGAAAGAAAAGTTGCTCTACAAGAAAAGCTATATGCTCGATCGCATGGCCGTTATGATGGGAGGACGTGCCGCAGAGACGCTGATTTTCGATACGGCCACGAGTGGAGCTGAAAATGATCTGAAACAGCTTACCAAACTGGCACGCAAGATGGTTCTCGATTGGGGCATGAGCGATAAATTCGGCAATATGGCATTCGGCGGACAACAGGAACAGGTATTCCTTGGCGAGCAGATGGGAAGCCAGCGTGAATACAGCGACAGCACCGCCCGGGAGATCGATGAGGAAGTAAAACGTATCCTACAAGAAGCCTATCAAAAAGCCGTCGATACCATCACGGAACATAGGAATGTGTTGGACCGGCTCGCCGAAGAACTGTTGGATAAAGAAGAAGTCCCGGGCTCTAAAGTTGTTGATTGGCTGAAAAATGGCACGGATGACAAGAAAGCTTCTAAAGAAAAGAATGGACAGGAAGATTCAGCCAAAAAGACCAAAGACCGGGAGAAAGAGAAATCCAGTCAAAAAGAAACCGATCAGGAAGAGTAA
- a CDS encoding MBL fold metallo-hydrolase, whose amino-acid sequence MPIENIHPIKIATPFAVGEVYCYLINEEKKVLVDCGQKAENSYELVKKQLKSQGLVIADLDEIWLSHGHPDHFGQAARLADESGADVYGHVKERSNFANYENRELFDEFFSKHMVPKDHRSFMIEQLDWLQQYQQAITPSWIEDGEELTSGELTFSVKHSPGHAPGHLTFFSKEGIIFGGDNLLEHISTNALINFDPDTGERNSSLLQYRETLQWIRTLEGVVHPGHGKFIRNISKVADHHLSEHRKRYQKIQSILKEQPYSLYELSLRLFPDAVKKGGIFLVLSEVIGYLDWGVEEGVIRQEGEMFFSEQDSIKN is encoded by the coding sequence TTGCCTATTGAAAATATTCATCCGATAAAAATAGCAACACCTTTTGCCGTGGGTGAAGTGTATTGTTACCTGATAAATGAAGAGAAAAAAGTGCTGGTAGATTGCGGCCAGAAAGCGGAAAATTCCTATGAACTGGTCAAGAAACAGTTGAAGTCACAGGGTTTGGTTATTGCTGACTTGGATGAAATATGGCTCTCACATGGTCATCCCGATCACTTCGGTCAGGCCGCACGGCTGGCTGACGAATCGGGGGCGGATGTATATGGCCATGTCAAAGAACGCTCCAACTTTGCCAATTACGAAAACAGGGAACTCTTTGATGAATTTTTCAGCAAGCACATGGTTCCTAAAGATCATAGGTCGTTCATGATTGAGCAGCTTGACTGGCTGCAACAATACCAGCAGGCGATTACACCGTCATGGATTGAAGATGGGGAAGAGCTGACATCCGGAGAATTAACCTTTAGCGTGAAACATTCACCGGGACATGCTCCCGGACACCTGACTTTCTTTTCGAAAGAAGGGATCATATTCGGAGGGGATAACCTGCTCGAACATATCAGTACCAATGCGCTTATCAATTTTGATCCCGATACCGGAGAAAGAAACAGCAGCCTGCTGCAGTATCGTGAAACCTTGCAGTGGATCAGAACGCTGGAGGGGGTAGTGCATCCGGGCCACGGCAAGTTTATCAGAAACATCTCAAAAGTGGCGGACCATCATCTCAGTGAGCATCGAAAGCGATATCAAAAAATTCAGAGTATTCTTAAAGAGCAACCTTATTCACTCTATGAGCTTTCTTTACGGCTGTTTCCGGATGCGGTAAAAAAGGGAGGCATCTTTTTGGTGCTTTCTGAAGTGATAGGCTACCTGGACTGGGGAGTGGAAGAGGGTGTGATTAGACAGGAAGGGGAGATGTTTTTCAGTGAGCAGGATTCAATTAAGAATTAG
- a CDS encoding HIT family protein, producing MATIFTKIINGDIPSYQIAEDENHFAFLDINPIAEGHTLVVTKQETDYFFDLKDEQIRDAMKFAKKIAKGIDEALSPLRTGIIVQGLEVPHAHIHLVPLYTKTQPMALGHNVKVSEDRMEEIATKISDKVNR from the coding sequence ATGGCTACAATCTTCACCAAGATCATAAACGGGGATATCCCCAGCTACCAGATCGCGGAGGATGAAAACCATTTTGCATTTCTGGATATCAATCCGATCGCTGAAGGGCATACCCTCGTGGTAACCAAGCAGGAGACCGACTATTTCTTTGATCTGAAAGATGAGCAGATCCGGGATGCCATGAAATTTGCCAAGAAGATAGCCAAAGGTATAGATGAGGCTCTGAGTCCGCTACGCACCGGAATTATTGTTCAAGGTCTGGAAGTGCCCCATGCCCACATACACCTGGTTCCCCTATATACCAAAACCCAGCCGATGGCACTGGGACACAATGTGAAGGTATCGGAAGATAGGATGGAAGAGATTGCTACGAAGATCAGCGATAAGGTGAACCGATGA
- the aroQ gene encoding type II 3-dehydroquinate dehydratase → MKVFILNGPNLNMLGKRDAEQYGSYTLEDIEHMLIEKFPQHEMTFFQSNVEGELVNAIQSLVDEDSSFEGIIANFGGYTHTSVAIRDALEILDIPIVEVHLSNIHAREEFRENSLTGAMAEGIITGFGKHSYVLGVYAMERLLNENTDA, encoded by the coding sequence ATGAAGGTATTTATTTTAAACGGACCCAATCTCAATATGCTCGGGAAACGGGATGCGGAGCAATACGGGAGCTACACCCTAGAGGATATCGAGCACATGCTTATCGAGAAATTTCCCCAGCATGAGATGACCTTCTTCCAAAGCAATGTAGAGGGTGAGCTGGTTAACGCTATCCAGTCGCTGGTGGATGAGGACAGCAGCTTTGAAGGCATCATTGCCAATTTCGGAGGTTATACACACACCTCTGTTGCTATCCGCGACGCCTTGGAAATCCTGGATATACCGATTGTTGAGGTGCATCTTTCCAATATTCACGCAAGAGAGGAGTTCAGAGAGAATTCACTTACGGGAGCTATGGCAGAAGGCATCATCACAGGTTTTGGGAAACACAGCTACGTACTCGGAGTTTATGCTATGGAGAGACTCCTGAATGAGAATACTGATGCCTGA
- a CDS encoding lipopolysaccharide biosynthesis protein — translation MKKLKELLSDTLVYGISTVLARFINYLLVPFYTDVFKPGQYGIVGLVYAGITFLNVIFTFGMESAYLRYAEEREKAKDVFKTLQLGLLASASILAFLLWLFAPAIMPLMSLEPETKDFYLFMIGILWFDTLSIIPFAELRLVRKSVLFAIIKTGNVLINIALNFYLILSLDWGIEAVFFANLIASGITTLILWIITARMWDGSWDQPILRKALLFGLPFVPAGLGYAINESLDRFLLNNYLSQDTITQLYGAEFDTESIVGIYNACYKLGVFMLLLVQMFRMAWQPFFLRHAKDPEAKSLFSDVFRYFNVAAGIVFLVIALFVEQIVQIRVPLLDAYLIGQDYWMGLNIVPALLGAYWFQGWYMNFSAGIFIEEETSVLPKITLIGATVTVVANLIMIPFLGMMGSALATLTSYACMAFLLFRRSRAVYPVPYQMGRAFLMILIAGALVLLQPSLTTWIGSEWISGFILLFIGVGSIAPLGLLKRSNS, via the coding sequence TTGAAAAAACTTAAAGAATTACTTTCAGACACCCTGGTGTATGGCATCAGCACCGTGCTGGCGCGATTCATCAACTATCTGTTGGTTCCCTTCTATACGGATGTGTTCAAACCCGGTCAGTATGGTATTGTCGGACTCGTATACGCCGGTATTACCTTTCTGAATGTGATCTTTACCTTTGGCATGGAATCGGCTTACCTGCGCTATGCCGAGGAGCGGGAAAAAGCAAAAGATGTATTTAAAACCTTGCAGCTGGGTCTGCTCGCTTCGGCATCGATTCTGGCTTTTTTACTTTGGCTGTTTGCCCCTGCCATCATGCCGTTGATGAGTCTGGAACCGGAGACCAAGGATTTCTACCTCTTCATGATTGGCATATTGTGGTTTGACACGCTCTCTATTATACCTTTTGCCGAGCTGCGTCTGGTTCGTAAATCCGTACTGTTTGCCATTATAAAAACGGGCAATGTGCTGATCAATATCGCGCTAAATTTTTATCTTATTCTATCGCTGGATTGGGGAATTGAAGCAGTCTTTTTTGCCAATCTCATTGCCTCCGGTATTACTACCCTGATTCTTTGGATAATAACTGCAAGGATGTGGGATGGTAGCTGGGATCAACCAATACTCCGGAAAGCGCTTTTATTTGGACTCCCGTTTGTTCCGGCCGGGCTCGGTTATGCCATTAACGAATCGTTGGATCGCTTTCTTTTAAATAATTACCTCTCACAGGATACCATCACCCAATTGTACGGGGCTGAATTCGATACCGAGTCAATTGTCGGTATCTACAATGCCTGCTACAAGCTCGGCGTGTTTATGCTGTTGCTGGTACAGATGTTTCGCATGGCATGGCAGCCATTCTTCCTGCGCCACGCCAAAGATCCGGAAGCCAAGAGCTTGTTCAGCGATGTCTTCCGCTATTTTAATGTTGCTGCAGGCATAGTCTTTCTGGTCATTGCCCTATTCGTTGAACAGATCGTACAGATCAGGGTACCGTTGCTGGATGCTTATCTAATTGGTCAGGATTACTGGATGGGTTTGAATATTGTTCCGGCTTTACTGGGAGCATACTGGTTCCAGGGATGGTACATGAATTTTTCTGCCGGTATATTTATCGAAGAGGAGACCTCGGTTTTGCCAAAAATTACTCTCATTGGTGCAACAGTCACCGTAGTCGCCAACCTTATTATGATACCCTTTCTCGGGATGATGGGATCTGCTTTGGCAACCCTCACTAGCTATGCTTGTATGGCTTTTCTGCTATTCAGGAGAAGCCGTGCGGTATATCCCGTACCCTATCAAATGGGACGTGCCTTCCTCATGATACTTATCGCAGGTGCATTGGTTCTATTGCAGCCTTCCCTTACCACCTGGATCGGTTCGGAATGGATCAGCGGCTTTATACTGTTATTTATTGGAGTTGGGAGCATAGCCCCCTTAGGACTTTTAAAACGAAGCAATTCTTAA